From Macaca mulatta isolate MMU2019108-1 chromosome 1, T2T-MMU8v2.0, whole genome shotgun sequence, the proteins below share one genomic window:
- the CZIB gene encoding CXXC motif containing zinc binding protein isoform X1, with protein sequence MGKIALQLKATLENITNLRPVGEDFRWYLKDSVALKGGRGSASMVQKCKLCARENSIEILSSTIKPYNAEDNENFKTIVEFECRGLEPVDFQPQAGFAAEGVESGTVFSDIDLQEKDWTDYDEKAQESVGIYEVTHQFVKC encoded by the exons ATGGGG AAAATCGCGCTGCAACTCAAAGCCACGCTGGAGAACATCACCAACCTCCGGCCCGTGGGCGAGGACTTCCGGTGGTACCTGAAG GACAGTGTGGCACTGAAGGGGGGCCGTGGCAGTGCTTCCATGGTCCAGAAGTGCAAGCTGTGTGCAAGAGAAAATTCCATCG aGATATTAAGCAGCACCATCAAGCCTTACAAT GCTGAAGACAATGAGAACTTCAAGACAATAGTGGAGTTTGAGTGCAGGGGCCTTGAACCAGTTGATTTCCAGCCCCAG GCTGGGTTTGCTGCTGAAGGTGTGGAGTCAGGGACAGTCTTCAGTGACATTGATTTACAGGAGAAG GACTGGACTGACTATGATGAAAAGGCCCAGGAGTCTGTGGGAATCTACGAGGTCACCCACCAGTTTGTGAAGTGCTGA
- the CZIB gene encoding CXXC motif containing zinc binding protein isoform X3 — protein MGDSVALKGGRGSASMVQKCKLCARENSIEILSSTIKPYNAEDNENFKTIVEFECRGLEPVDFQPQAGFAAEGVESGTVFSDIDLQEKDWTDYDEKAQESVGIYEVTHQFVKC, from the exons ATGGGG GACAGTGTGGCACTGAAGGGGGGCCGTGGCAGTGCTTCCATGGTCCAGAAGTGCAAGCTGTGTGCAAGAGAAAATTCCATCG aGATATTAAGCAGCACCATCAAGCCTTACAAT GCTGAAGACAATGAGAACTTCAAGACAATAGTGGAGTTTGAGTGCAGGGGCCTTGAACCAGTTGATTTCCAGCCCCAG GCTGGGTTTGCTGCTGAAGGTGTGGAGTCAGGGACAGTCTTCAGTGACATTGATTTACAGGAGAAG GACTGGACTGACTATGATGAAAAGGCCCAGGAGTCTGTGGGAATCTACGAGGTCACCCACCAGTTTGTGAAGTGCTGA
- the CZIB gene encoding CXXC motif containing zinc binding protein, with amino-acid sequence MGKIALQLKATLENITNLRPVGEDFRWYLKMKCGNCGEISDKWQYIRLMDSVALKGGRGSASMVQKCKLCARENSIEILSSTIKPYNAEDNENFKTIVEFECRGLEPVDFQPQAGFAAEGVESGTVFSDIDLQEKDWTDYDEKAQESVGIYEVTHQFVKC; translated from the exons ATGGGG AAAATCGCGCTGCAACTCAAAGCCACGCTGGAGAACATCACCAACCTCCGGCCCGTGGGCGAGGACTTCCGGTGGTACCTGAAG ATGAAATGTGGCAACTGTGGTGAGATTTCGGACAAGTGGCAGTACATCCGGCTGATG GACAGTGTGGCACTGAAGGGGGGCCGTGGCAGTGCTTCCATGGTCCAGAAGTGCAAGCTGTGTGCAAGAGAAAATTCCATCG aGATATTAAGCAGCACCATCAAGCCTTACAAT GCTGAAGACAATGAGAACTTCAAGACAATAGTGGAGTTTGAGTGCAGGGGCCTTGAACCAGTTGATTTCCAGCCCCAG GCTGGGTTTGCTGCTGAAGGTGTGGAGTCAGGGACAGTCTTCAGTGACATTGATTTACAGGAGAAG GACTGGACTGACTATGATGAAAAGGCCCAGGAGTCTGTGGGAATCTACGAGGTCACCCACCAGTTTGTGAAGTGCTGA
- the CPT2 gene encoding carnitine O-palmitoyltransferase 2, mitochondrial isoform X2 encodes MYLSARDSVVLNFNPFMAFNPDPKSEYNDQLTRATNMTVSAIRFLKTLRDGLLEPEVFHLNPAKSDTDTFKRLIRFVPSSLSWYGAYLVNAYPLDMSQYFRLFNSTRLPKPSRDELFTDDKARHLLVLRKGNFYIFDVLDQDGNIVSPSEIQAHLKYILSDSSPAPEFPLAYLTSENRDIWAELRQKLMSSGNEESLRKVDSAVFCLCLDDFPIKDLVHLSHNMLHGDGTNRWFDKSFNLIIAKDGSAAVHFEHSWGDGVAVLRFFNEVFKDSTQIPAITPQSQPATADSTVTVQKLNFKLTDALKTGITAAKEKFDATMKTLTIDCLQFQRGGKEFLKKQKLSPDAVAQLAFQMAFLRQYGQTVATYESCSTAAFKHGRTETIRPASIYTKRCSEAFVREPSRYSAGELQQMMAECSKYHGQLTKAAAMGQGFDRHLFALRHLAAAKGIILPELYLDPAYGQINHNVLSTSTLSSPAVNLGGFAPVVSDGFGVGYAVHGNWIGCNVSSYPGRNAREFLQCVEKALEDMFDALEGKSIKS; translated from the exons ATGTACCTATCTGCTCGAGACTCCGTTGTTCTGAACTTTAATCCATTTATGGCTTTCAATCCTGACCCAAAATCTGAGTATAACGACCAGCTCACCCGGGCAACCAACATGACTGTTTCTGCCATCCGGTTTCTGAAGACACTCCGGGATGGCCTTCTGGAGCCAGAAGTGTTCCATTTGAACCCTGCAAAAAGTGACACTGACACCTTCAAGAGACTCATACGCTTTGTGCCTTCCTCTCTGTCCTGGTATGGGGCCTACCTAGTCAATGCATATCCCCTGGATATGTCCCAGTATTTTCGGCTTTTCAACTCAACTCGTTTACCCAAACCCAGTCGGGATGAACTCTTCACTGATGACAAGGCCAGACACCTCCTGGTCCTAAGGAAAGgaaatttttatatctttgatGTCCTGGATCAAGATGGGAACATTGTGAGCCCCTCAGAAATCCAGGCGCATCTGAAGTACATTCTCTCAGACAGCAGCCCCGCCCCCGAGTTTCCTCTGGCATACCTGACCAGTGAGAACCGAGACATCtgggcagagctcaggcagaaGCTGATGAGTAGTGGCAATGAGGAGAGCCTGAGGAAAGTGGACTCGGCTGTGTTCTGCCTCTGCCTAGATGACTTCCCCATTAAGGACCTTGTCCATTTGTCCCACAACATGCTGCATGGGGATGGCACAAACCGCTGGTTTGATAAATCCTTTAACCTCATTATCGCCAAGGATGGCTCTGCTGCCGTCCACTTTGAGCACTCTTGGGGTGATGGTGTGGCAGTGCTCAGATTTTTTAATGAAGTATTTAAAGACAGCACTCAGATCCCTGCCATCACTCCACAGAGCCAGCCAGCCACTGCTGACTCTACTGTCACTGTGCAGAAACTCAACTTCAAGCTGACTGATGCCTTAAAGACTGGCATCACGGCTGCTAAGGAGAAGTTTGATGCCACCATGAAAACCCTCACTATCGACTGCCTCCAGTTTCAGAGGGGAGGCAAAGAATTCCTGAAGAAGCAGAAGCTGAGTCCTGATGCAGTTGCCCAGTTGGCCTTCCAGATGGCCTTCCTGCGGCAGTACGGGCAGACAGTGGCCACCTATGAGTCCTGTAGCACTGCCGCATTCAAGCACGGCCGCACTGAGACCATCCGTCCGGCCTCCATCTATACAAAAAGGTGCTCTGAGGCCTTTGTCAGGGAGCCCTCCAGGTACAGTGCTGGCGAGCTTCAACAGATGATGGCTGAATGTTCCAAGTACCATGGCCAGCTGACCAAAGCAGCAGCAATGG GTCAGGGCTTTGACCGACATTTGTTTGCTCTGCGGCACCTGGCAGCAGCCAAAGGGATCATCTTGCCTGAGCTCTACCTGGACCCTGCATACGGGCAGATAAACCACAATGTCCTGTCCACGAGCACGCTGAGCAGCCCAGCAGTGAACCTTGGGGGCTTTGCCCCCGTGGTCTCTGATGGCTTTGGTGTTGGATATGCTGTTCATGGCAACTGGATAGGCTGCAATGTCTCTTCCTACCCAGGCCGCAATGCCCGGGAGTTTCTCCAATGTGTGGAGAAGGCCTTAGAAGACATGTTTGATGCCTTAGAAGGCAAATCCATCAAAAGTTAA
- the CZIB gene encoding CXXC motif containing zinc binding protein isoform X2 — MGKIALQLKATLENITNLRPVGEDFRWYLKMKCGNCGEISDKWQYIRLMDSVALKGGRGSASMVQKCKLCARENSIEILSSTIKPYNAGFAAEGVESGTVFSDIDLQEKDWTDYDEKAQESVGIYEVTHQFVKC; from the exons ATGGGG AAAATCGCGCTGCAACTCAAAGCCACGCTGGAGAACATCACCAACCTCCGGCCCGTGGGCGAGGACTTCCGGTGGTACCTGAAG ATGAAATGTGGCAACTGTGGTGAGATTTCGGACAAGTGGCAGTACATCCGGCTGATG GACAGTGTGGCACTGAAGGGGGGCCGTGGCAGTGCTTCCATGGTCCAGAAGTGCAAGCTGTGTGCAAGAGAAAATTCCATCG aGATATTAAGCAGCACCATCAAGCCTTACAAT GCTGGGTTTGCTGCTGAAGGTGTGGAGTCAGGGACAGTCTTCAGTGACATTGATTTACAGGAGAAG GACTGGACTGACTATGATGAAAAGGCCCAGGAGTCTGTGGGAATCTACGAGGTCACCCACCAGTTTGTGAAGTGCTGA